From Cellulosimicrobium cellulans, the proteins below share one genomic window:
- a CDS encoding GNAT family N-acetyltransferase, translated as MSTLPLRPARTTDPDEVDRLYEICLRTGASGADATALYTDPRLLGEVYLGAYLALEPSLAFVVEVDGVAAGYVLGARDTVAFEARSEREWWPPLRERYPLGSFPQGSRDEALVRQIHRPHLTDPAVLPDYPAHLHVDLLPAAQGGGNGRRLMEALFDALRAAGAPGVHLGVAEDNVSAIGFYEHLGFTRLDVTEGLVLGLRL; from the coding sequence ATGAGCACCCTGCCCCTCCGGCCCGCCCGGACCACCGACCCCGACGAGGTCGACCGCCTCTACGAGATCTGCCTGCGGACCGGCGCGTCCGGCGCGGACGCGACCGCGCTGTACACCGACCCGCGGCTGCTCGGCGAGGTCTACCTCGGGGCGTACCTCGCCCTCGAGCCGTCGCTCGCGTTCGTCGTCGAGGTCGACGGCGTGGCCGCGGGCTACGTGCTCGGCGCGCGCGACACCGTCGCGTTCGAGGCCCGGTCCGAGCGGGAGTGGTGGCCGCCGCTGCGCGAGCGGTACCCGCTCGGCAGCTTCCCGCAGGGCTCGCGCGACGAGGCGCTCGTCCGCCAGATCCACCGCCCGCACCTCACCGACCCCGCTGTGCTCCCCGACTACCCGGCGCACCTCCACGTCGACCTGCTGCCCGCCGCGCAGGGCGGCGGCAACGGCCGCCGGCTGATGGAGGCCCTGTTCGACGCGCTCCGCGCCGCCGGGGCCCCGGGCGTCCACCTCGGCGTCGCGGAGGACAACGTCTCCGCGATCGGCTTCTACGAGCACCTCGGCTTCACCCGCCTCGACGTCACGGAGGGCCTGGTCCTGGGCCTCCGCCTCTGA
- a CDS encoding potassium-transporting ATPase subunit F: MVLDWIALGAVVAVLGYLFVALLRSDRAR, translated from the coding sequence ATGGTCCTCGACTGGATCGCGCTCGGCGCCGTCGTCGCCGTGCTGGGCTACCTCTTCGTCGCGCTGCTCCGCAGCGACCGGGCCCGGTGA
- a CDS encoding type II toxin-antitoxin system VapB family antitoxin, whose amino-acid sequence MIFKAVGDGRPYPDHGRVTARDWAEVPPRQVRLDELVTTKRTLDLDALLAEDSTFFGDLFAHVVEYEGVLYLEDGLHRAVRAALQQRAILHARVLTVR is encoded by the coding sequence ATGATCTTCAAGGCCGTCGGCGACGGGCGCCCCTACCCGGACCACGGCCGGGTGACCGCCCGGGACTGGGCCGAGGTGCCCCCGCGTCAGGTGCGCCTCGACGAGCTCGTCACCACCAAGCGCACGCTCGACCTCGACGCGCTCCTCGCCGAGGACTCCACCTTCTTCGGCGACCTCTTCGCGCACGTCGTCGAGTACGAGGGCGTCCTCTACCTCGAGGACGGACTGCACCGCGCGGTGCGCGCCGCGCTCCAGCAGCGCGCCATCCTGCACGCCCGCGTCCTGACCGTGCGATGA
- a CDS encoding uracil-xanthine permease family protein, translating into MSAIGWRLHGNGKTVAPGDVVDPDERLTWPRTIGIGMQHVVAMFGATFLVPLLTGFSPATTLFFSAIGTVGFLLITGNRLPSYLGSSFAFIAPIGAATASQGQSVAVGGILVTGLVLAAVGLLVHVAGARWIDIVMPPIVTGTIVALIGLNLAPAAWGNFQQAPVTAVVTLAAIILVSVLFKGIIGRLSILVGVIVGYVVAVLQGEVSFDAVRQADWIGLPEFVTPTFDVAVLGLFVPVVLVLIAENVGHVKSVAAMTGKNLDDLTGRALLADGVATTLAGVGGGSGTTTYAENIGVMAATRVYSTAAYWVAAATALVLSLSPKFGALIATIPAGVLGGAATMLYGMIGILGARIWVQNKVDFSNPVNLTTAAVPLVIGIANFTWAVGDLTFEGIALGTAAALVIYHLMRTIARWRGTTQEPASPASAPGGDEPIVHDATEDAR; encoded by the coding sequence ATGAGCGCCATCGGGTGGCGGTTGCACGGGAACGGGAAGACGGTCGCGCCGGGGGACGTCGTCGACCCCGACGAGCGGCTGACCTGGCCGCGGACCATCGGGATCGGCATGCAGCACGTCGTCGCCATGTTCGGCGCGACGTTCCTCGTGCCGCTGCTCACCGGGTTCTCGCCCGCGACGACGCTGTTCTTCTCCGCGATCGGTACCGTCGGGTTCCTGCTCATCACGGGCAACCGCCTGCCGAGCTACCTCGGGTCGAGCTTCGCGTTCATCGCCCCGATCGGCGCCGCGACCGCGTCGCAGGGCCAGTCGGTGGCCGTCGGCGGCATCCTCGTCACCGGCCTCGTGCTCGCCGCTGTCGGCCTGCTCGTGCACGTCGCGGGCGCGCGGTGGATCGACATCGTCATGCCGCCGATCGTCACCGGCACGATCGTCGCGCTCATCGGCCTCAACCTCGCCCCCGCGGCGTGGGGGAACTTCCAGCAGGCGCCGGTCACGGCCGTCGTCACGCTGGCCGCGATCATCCTCGTCAGCGTCCTGTTCAAGGGGATCATCGGGCGCCTCTCGATCCTCGTCGGCGTGATCGTCGGGTACGTCGTGGCCGTGCTCCAGGGGGAGGTGTCGTTCGACGCGGTGCGCCAGGCCGACTGGATCGGGCTCCCCGAGTTCGTCACGCCCACGTTCGACGTCGCCGTGCTCGGCCTGTTCGTCCCGGTCGTGCTCGTGCTCATCGCGGAGAACGTCGGGCACGTGAAGTCGGTCGCGGCGATGACCGGCAAGAACCTCGACGACCTCACCGGCCGCGCGCTCCTCGCGGACGGCGTCGCGACGACGCTCGCGGGCGTCGGCGGCGGGTCGGGCACCACGACGTACGCCGAGAACATCGGCGTCATGGCCGCGACGCGCGTCTACTCGACCGCGGCGTACTGGGTCGCGGCGGCGACCGCGCTGGTGCTCTCGCTCTCGCCGAAGTTCGGCGCGCTCATCGCGACCATCCCCGCCGGCGTCCTGGGCGGCGCGGCGACGATGCTCTACGGCATGATCGGCATCCTCGGCGCGCGCATCTGGGTGCAGAACAAGGTCGACTTCTCCAACCCGGTCAACCTCACGACGGCCGCCGTGCCGCTCGTCATCGGCATCGCCAACTTCACGTGGGCCGTCGGTGACCTGACGTTCGAGGGCATCGCGCTCGGCACCGCCGCGGCCCTCGTGATCTATCACCTGATGCGGACCATCGCGCGGTGGCGCGGCACGACCCAGGAGCCCGCCAGCCCGGCGTCGGCCCCCGGAGGCGACGAGCCGATCGTCCACGACGCGACCGAGGACGCCCGCTGA
- a CDS encoding type IV toxin-antitoxin system AbiEi family antitoxin domain-containing protein encodes MPARTLVPDEALRVASRQESLITTGQCRDAGVSPDVLRRLRRTGSWRHVTRGVHDTEPAPVASRPVDHRRRRAAWAALLAFGPESIAVGPCALALLGVAGLPARVVPQATLPGARSFESRDGIRLRMFDDGMTVTRVGDRYVAAPEWALDQAVPELDRPWAVAVMDSALHLGLLSSDGLARAHDHARGRRGVARTHSWWELADGRSESPLETGVRLDCVDGGVPPDMLQAPLVGSSGRERRGDLGWRLDDGRRVVAEVDGAEFHDTPSAAFADRERHNDL; translated from the coding sequence ATGCCAGCGCGAACTCTCGTCCCGGACGAGGCCCTCCGCGTCGCGTCCCGTCAGGAGAGCCTGATCACGACGGGACAGTGCCGCGACGCCGGCGTGAGCCCCGACGTGCTGCGTCGTCTCCGGCGGACCGGGAGCTGGCGGCACGTCACGCGGGGCGTCCACGACACCGAGCCCGCGCCGGTCGCGTCCAGGCCGGTCGATCACCGCCGACGGCGTGCTGCCTGGGCCGCGCTGCTCGCGTTCGGGCCCGAGTCGATCGCGGTCGGACCGTGCGCGCTCGCGCTGCTCGGAGTCGCGGGGCTGCCCGCGCGCGTCGTACCCCAGGCCACGTTGCCGGGTGCCCGCTCCTTCGAGTCGCGGGACGGCATCCGGCTGCGCATGTTCGACGACGGCATGACCGTCACGCGCGTCGGCGATCGGTACGTGGCCGCACCGGAGTGGGCGCTGGACCAGGCCGTGCCCGAGCTCGACCGCCCGTGGGCCGTGGCGGTCATGGACTCGGCGTTGCACCTCGGTCTGCTCTCTTCCGACGGGCTCGCTCGCGCGCACGACCATGCCCGCGGGCGGCGAGGCGTGGCCCGGACCCACTCGTGGTGGGAGCTCGCGGACGGTCGGTCCGAGTCGCCGCTCGAGACCGGGGTGCGGCTCGACTGCGTCGACGGTGGCGTCCCGCCGGACATGCTCCAGGCCCCCTTGGTCGGGTCGAGCGGGCGGGAACGGCGCGGCGACCTCGGCTGGCGCCTCGACGACGGCCGCCGGGTCGTCGCCGAGGTCGACGGCGCGGAGTTCCACGACACGCCGAGCGCCGCGTTCGCCGACCGAGAACGTCACAACGACCTGTGA
- a CDS encoding LytR C-terminal domain-containing protein, whose protein sequence is MTTRPDTARTERRRRMHERQAVVFGLLIAALAVVGLGALAVYTGAIDAPFDRPLSSPEAVDDLADVKVPCLPDGTLPVATGDIQVNVYNASGKDAPLGRLNQDLLTSRGFAVISTGNAPDLDGDGKSDVVAQTQIHFGAAGLAQAYTLAAHYDNPGLVLDAREDATVDLYVGADFEDVVDPELVGLSGDVPLESRAGCVAIEEITPQPLPVPPAEG, encoded by the coding sequence GTGACCACCCGCCCCGACACCGCGCGCACCGAGCGTCGCCGACGCATGCACGAGCGCCAGGCCGTCGTGTTCGGGCTCCTCATCGCCGCGCTCGCCGTCGTCGGGCTCGGTGCGCTGGCCGTCTACACGGGGGCGATCGACGCCCCGTTCGACCGGCCGCTGTCGTCGCCCGAGGCGGTCGACGACCTCGCTGACGTCAAGGTCCCCTGCCTTCCTGACGGCACCCTCCCGGTCGCGACCGGCGACATCCAGGTCAACGTCTACAACGCGTCCGGCAAGGACGCCCCCCTCGGGCGGCTGAACCAGGACCTCCTCACGTCGCGCGGCTTCGCCGTGATCTCCACGGGCAACGCGCCGGACCTCGACGGCGACGGGAAGTCGGACGTGGTGGCGCAGACGCAGATCCACTTCGGGGCCGCCGGCCTCGCGCAGGCCTACACGCTCGCCGCGCACTACGACAACCCCGGCCTCGTGCTCGACGCGCGCGAGGACGCCACCGTCGACCTCTACGTGGGCGCCGACTTCGAGGACGTCGTGGACCCCGAGCTCGTCGGCCTGTCCGGCGACGTGCCGCTCGAGAGCCGCGCCGGGTGCGTCGCGATCGAGGAGATCACCCCGCAGCCGCTGCCCGTGCCGCCCGCGGAGGGCTGA
- a CDS encoding DUF389 domain-containing protein: MLTVRVTAGHDLAERLRPVLDADPTVCDLAVVPGAALDGRGDVLWFEMARENANNVMRTLRHAGVPADGAIVVTEPVTVVSDAAVAAEKAAPGHPADGVLWAQLADTSREDSRPSATFFVFLLLATLIAGIGRLLDQPILIIGAMVVGPEFAPIAAICYAVVRRRRGIAGSALATLLGGFAGCAAVAWVVWSLAYAAGLITFEQATTGPQTEFIVSPDAWSFVIALLAGVAGVLSLTTAKSAALVGVFISITTVPAVGAIGLTLAVGAWDEALGAGVQLLVNVAGLLVAGIVTLFVQLHLGRRLGRRRPVRAGQHPR; the protein is encoded by the coding sequence ATGCTGACTGTGCGGGTCACCGCGGGGCACGACCTCGCCGAGCGTCTGCGTCCCGTCCTCGACGCCGACCCGACCGTGTGCGACCTCGCGGTCGTGCCCGGCGCGGCGCTCGACGGCCGGGGCGACGTCCTCTGGTTCGAGATGGCGCGGGAGAACGCGAACAACGTCATGCGGACGCTCCGGCACGCGGGCGTCCCGGCCGACGGGGCCATCGTCGTCACGGAACCGGTGACGGTCGTGTCGGACGCGGCGGTCGCAGCCGAGAAGGCGGCCCCGGGCCACCCCGCCGACGGCGTCCTGTGGGCGCAGCTCGCGGACACGTCGCGCGAGGACTCCCGCCCCTCCGCCACGTTCTTCGTGTTCCTGCTGCTCGCGACCCTCATCGCGGGGATCGGGCGGCTGCTGGACCAGCCCATCCTCATCATCGGGGCCATGGTCGTCGGCCCGGAGTTCGCCCCCATCGCGGCGATCTGCTACGCGGTCGTCCGGCGGCGGCGCGGGATCGCCGGGTCGGCGCTGGCGACGCTCCTCGGCGGGTTCGCGGGCTGCGCCGCGGTCGCGTGGGTCGTGTGGAGCCTCGCCTACGCGGCCGGCCTCATCACCTTCGAGCAGGCGACGACCGGGCCGCAGACCGAGTTCATCGTGTCGCCCGACGCGTGGTCCTTCGTCATCGCCCTTCTCGCGGGCGTCGCGGGTGTGCTCTCGCTCACCACCGCCAAGTCGGCGGCCCTCGTCGGCGTCTTCATCTCCATCACGACCGTGCCCGCCGTCGGGGCGATCGGCCTGACGCTCGCCGTCGGGGCCTGGGACGAGGCTCTCGGCGCAGGCGTCCAGCTCCTCGTGAACGTCGCCGGGCTGCTCGTCGCCGGGATCGTGACGCTGTTCGTCCAGCTCCACCTGGGACGCCGGCTGGGACGCCGGCGGCCGGTCCGGGCCGGGCAGCACCCCCGCTGA